The following is a genomic window from Desulfofarcimen acetoxidans DSM 771.
ATGTAAGAAATAGATTTGGCTTCAATAAAAATGATAGTTCCCCCTCTTGTCTTTATAGAAATACGAGACATATTAACGAAAGCCGGATTCAAACAATTTAAGAATGATTTAGCCCTCAGTAGAGAAGAAATAACCCGCTCCTCTGTAAATGGTTTTAGTATATAATCAAGTGATTTTATTTCGAATGCTGTCAGACAAAATTCAGAATGCCCCGTAATAAAAATTAAGAATATACCGGGTTTTAATTCGGCTAGATCTTTCGCTACATCTATTCCAGTCCTGCTCGGTATTTCTATATCTAAAAGAACGATATTAGGGTGATATTTTTCTACCAAGTCTAAAACTTCATTGCCATTACCACACTCTCCAACCACGGTAAAATCTGCTTGTGTATTGATAATGGTTTTAATATGCTCACGAACATCTTCATTGTCTTCAACAATTAGTACTCTTGCTTCCAACATCGTCACCTTCTAAAATATCACATTATATACAATAGGGGGTAGATATAGCTCTACCATAATGAAAAATATTTAGCCATGAAACTAAATACAAATGTTGATATCATACTAACGGAATAGCATCGCCAATACGTCTTGCTATGAGCTCCTCCCGAAAGCAGACGAAGTGGTATTGCTGTTAGCAGGAAAGCTATCGCTTCGGGAAAGATGCCTAATATCCAAGAGCCAAGAAGCAGGCTAAGAATTTTAACTAATGAACCTATAATATACTCCAGTC
Proteins encoded in this region:
- a CDS encoding LytR/AlgR family response regulator transcription factor, which gives rise to MLEARVLIVEDNEDVREHIKTIINTQADFTVVGECGNGNEVLDLVEKYHPNIVLLDIEIPSRTGIDVAKDLAELKPGIFLIFITGHSEFCLTAFEIKSLDYILKPFTEERVISSLLRAKSFLNCLNPAFVNMSRISIKTRGGTIIFIEAKSISYIEKVKGIKYISIYTDHGYYNITETLNDIEAKLPEQFYRCHKSFIINLERVKALVRDGLNTFHVLLNNSKQKVSVSKYHYDELIKKLNS
- a CDS encoding accessory gene regulator B family protein yields the protein MIKKAASALGIWLAQESGEIEKKNVLVYGLEYIIGSLVKILSLLLGSWILGIFPEAIAFLLTAIPLRLLSGGAHSKTYWRCYSVSMISTFVFSFMAKYFSLW